Proteins from a single region of Apium graveolens cultivar Ventura chromosome 7, ASM990537v1, whole genome shotgun sequence:
- the LOC141670865 gene encoding putative nucleoredoxin 1 — translation MMSMARGLRLGIMFSRRRNCNYYSYDESCRQAKKRWRSNDNDDLMKKKKKSGKESFRLSKCSQQQQDGRKTRRRLRKGDIVNLSQILFTETRDFLITYKDRARPVQAKHMQGKFVVLHFVPLVPWTARLRLWVSSLVEVYEQLQPKGCFEVVFIGVEVDTNPLNSSLKDLFEEKFSTMPWTAIPLEDIQSIQTRLGFPVSRYIDAFTTFSFVIDPMGIVLQCGADDDFLLYGAPGFPFSDHKIQSLESQDKQLLKHPTITQLLTSPGCDCVINKDKQEVPVHHLEDKVVGLYFYENFPIDNTTEHILKAYEQVADKEKFEIVLVYLHNTFTTSGRASEESFWKSFNKMPWLALPFKDPRCSSLQLIFKYDKVFEDPDPDPRLVIIGPQGKFFDAYGHHILNVHGTKAYPFTRQRLAELAAEFVKKVRLDMLWDPNTYFRQKDGSKVKMSQLVGKRIILIVENSTHDWANLFPKFWCMLKARYFRMKGKDDGFEVISVTYKDKHPLFSLKSKDKDVASVPWLRHRPFGMKSKSLELLLRIFKEDYGLLAFDHDGRVVRRTSHPTIERGNMDFPFYSGSLEKELLKEINTKFEDDCYWFQGGFGWE, via the exons ATGATGTCAATGGCGAGAGGACTCAGACTGGGGATTATGTTTTCAAGGAGGAGGAATTGTAATTATTATTCTTATGATGAATCTTGCCGGCAGGCGAAGAAGAGATGGAGGAGCAATGATAATGatgatttgatgaagaaaaagaagaaatcaGGTAAAGAAAGTTTCAGGTTAAGCAAGTGTTCGCAGCAGCAGCAGGATGGACGGAAAACAAGACGACGACTTAGAAAGGGAGATATAGTTAATTTATCCCAAATTCTCTTCACCGAAACAAGAGATTTTCTAATCACTTACAAGGACCGTGCTCGTCCG GTACAAGCAAAACATATGCAAGGTAAGTTTGTTGTGTTACATTTTGTGCCTCTGGTTCCTTGGACTGCAAGATTGAGGCTATGGGTATCATCATTGGTAGAGGTATATGAGCAACTGCAGCCTAAAGGTTGTTTCGAGGTTGTTTTTATTGGAGTTGAGGTTGATACCAACCCACTCAATTCCTCTCTCAAGGATTTATTTGAAGAAAAGTTTTCTACCATGCCGTGGACGGCCATTCCTTTAGAAGATATCCAATCTATCCAAACACGATTGGGATTTCCTGTGTCTCGTTATATCGATGCCTTCACTACTTTTTCATTTGTCATTGATCCTATGGGCATAGTTTTGCAATGTGGTGCCGATGATGATTTTCTTCTGTATGGAGCTCCCGGTTTTCCTTTCAGTGACCATAAAATACAAAGCCTTGAATCTCAAGACAAGCAACTTTTAAAGCACCCTACCATCACACAACTCCTGACCTCTCCTGGATGTGATTGTGTCATCAACAAAGACAAGCAG GAGGTACCTGTTCATCATCTTGAAGATAAGGTCGTGGGCTTGTATTTTTATGAAAATTTTCCCATCGATAATACTACAGAACATATTCTCAAAGCCTATGAACAGGTGGCTGATAAGGAAAAGTTTGAAATCGTGCTTGTTTACCTTCATAACACTTTTACTACTTCTGGACGTGCTAGTGAAGAATCATTCTGGAAAAGTTTTAACAAGATGCCTTGGTTGGCACTCCCTTTTAAAGACCCGCGGTGTTCCAGTTTGCAGCTTATTTTCAAATATGACAAGGTCTTTGAAGATCCGGATCCAGATCCTAGGCTTGTGATTATTGGACCACAAGGAAAATTCTTTGATGCATATGGCCATCACATCTTGAATGTACATGGAACTAAAGCTTATCCGTTCACCCGCCAAAGACTTGCTGAGTTGGCTGCTGAATTTGTAAAAAAAGTGAGGCTGGATATGCTCTGGGATCCAAACACTTATTTTAGACAAAAAGATGGGTCTAAA GTTAAGATGTCGCAACTTGTGGGGAAGAGAATTATACTTATTGTTGAGAATAGTACGCATGATTGGGCTAATTTATTTCCCAAGTTTTGGTGTATGCTAAAAGCAAGGTATTTCCGAATGAAGGGCAAGGATGACGGGTTTGAAGTGATTAGCGTTACATATAAAGATAAGCATCCTCTATTTAGTCTGAAATCAAAGGATAAGGATGTTGCAAGTGTGCCATGGTTAAGACATCGTCCTTTTGGTATGAAGTCAAAGAGCTTGGAGTTGTTATTGCGTATATTTAAAGAAGATTATGGACTTCTTGCTTTTGATCATGATGGAAGGGTAGTGAGGAGAACCTCACATCCTACAATAGAAAGAGGGAATATGGATTTTCCCTTTTATTCTGGTAGTTTAGAAAAGGAGCTCCTGAAGGAAATAAATACTAAATTTGAGGACGATTGCTATTGGTTTCAGGGGGGTTTTGGTTGGGAGTAG